In a genomic window of Chrysemys picta bellii isolate R12L10 chromosome 1, ASM1138683v2, whole genome shotgun sequence:
- the LOC135973790 gene encoding uncharacterized protein LOC135973790, whose protein sequence is MQSSPAVMAMQSGNRKRAPAWTDREVLDLIAVWGDESVLSELRSKRRNAKIYEKISKDMAERGYSRDATQCRVKIKELRQGYQKTKEANGRSGSHPQTSRFYEALHSILGAAATTTPPVTVDSEDGILSTAGSSDMLGDGEDEEGDEEGEAVGSSHNADFPDSQDLFITLTEIPYEASPAITPDTESGEGSATPSATVSQPSLESHSQRLARIRRRKKRTREDMFSELMASSQAQAAQQTQWRENLTRMHQANMDREERWRQEDQQATQTLLGLLREQTDTLRRLVDVLQERRQEDRAPLQSISNRPPPPPSPIPTSPKVQRRRGGRVPANSHSTPAESSSSRRLSFPKI, encoded by the exons atgcagagctctccagcagtgatggccatgcagtctgggaatagaaagagagccccagcatggactgatcgtgaagtcttggatctcatcgctgtgtggggcgatgagtccgtgctttccgagctgcgatccaaaagaaggaatgcaaagatctacgagaagatctctaaagacatggcagagagaggatacagccgggatgcaacgcagtgccgcgtgaaaatcaaggagctgagacaaggctaccagaagaccaaagaggcaaacggacgctccggatcccatccccagacatcccgtttctacgaggcactgcattccatcctcggtgctgccgccaccactaccccaccagtgaccgtggactctgaggatgggatactgtccacggccggttcctcagacatgttaggggacggggaagatgaggaaggagatgaggagggcgaggcagttggcagctctcacaacgctgatttccccgacagccaggatctcttcatcacccttacagagatcccctacgaagcgtccccagccattaccccggacacagaatctggtgaaggatcagcca ccccgtctgcgactgtctcacaacctagcctggaatcacactcccagaggctagcgcggattaggcgtaggaagaagaggacacgggaggacatgttctctgagcttatggcctcttcccaagcccaggcagcacagcagacccagtggcgggagaacttgacccgaatgcaccaagccaacatggatcgggaggagaggtggcggcaggaagaccagcaggcgactcaaacgctgcttggactactgagggagcaaacggacacgctccggcgccttgtggatgttctgcaggaacggaggcaggaggacagagccccgctgcagtccatctctaaccgccctcccccgccaccaagtcccatacccacctcacccaaagtgcaaagaaggagaggcggcagagtccctgctaactctcactccacccctgcagagagctctagtagcagaaggctctcatttcccaaaatttga